From the genome of Leptospira koniambonensis:
CCAAGAAGCACGAGCCATTCGCACCACTGGATCTACTCAGTTCATAATATTTGTTATCCCGGTTCTTCTCGCGGTACCAATTTATTTTACTGAGCCTCCCGAAACGCATCTATATTCCTATTCTGTGCTTACTATCTTCCTGATAATTCTCGGAACTGGGCGATATCTACTACACAAAAGGATCCAGACTGCTGCTGCGGTAACGACACTTGTAGCGCTGAATTTCGAATTTACGGTTCTCACAATGGCGCAAGCGGATGATCCTGCGCCTCTAGGATTTTTGATCAGTTCCATATTGCCATTCCTAATGATTTTGCGAACTCGGACGAAAACCATTTGGAGCCTTGTGATCATTCCAGTCGGGCTTTTCCTGGCTGCTCAGTATTATTATAGAGTGTTCGGTGGTTCTGCGATATTTGGCCCTCCTAGATGGGTTGTGCCAGCGGATTATCTGATGCCTCCTCTTGTTCTTGTGGCGTTAGCAATGATTTTGATCATTTATCAGTTCGTAAAAGCGGTCAACACTGCCGAAGACAAATTGTCGAAGGAACATGCTCAGTCTGAAAAACTTCTGCTGAATATTTTGCCCAGAGAAGTAGCTGATGAACTGAAGGAGAAAGGAATCAGCAAACCTAGGCATTTTCCTTCTGCTACTGTTTGTTTCACCGACTTTGAAGGTTTTACAAAAATTTCCGAATCATTGGAACCAGGCGAACTTGTAGCGGAATTAGATAGATGCTTTTCTTATTTTGATAATCTGATGGATCGATACAAACTAGAAAAACTCAAAACTATCGGCGACAGTTATATGTTTGTCGGTGGTATTCCGAATAGCAGTTCTACTCATGCAGTAGATTGTGTGTTAGCAGCTCTCGAGATCCAAGCATTCATGAATCAGATGAAGGAAATTAAAGCCTCTCAAAATCTTCCCTACTGGCAGCTTCGATTGGGAATTCACTCAGGTGACTTGGTTGCCGGAGTTATAGGTGAGAAGAAGTTTGCCTATGATGTTTGGAGTGATACAGTAAATACTGCGAGTAGATGTGAATCTTCAGGCGCTACAGGTAAAATTAATGTTTCAAGTGCAACTTATGCACTGATTAAAGATTTTTTTGATTGTGAGTATCGCGGTGAGATTGCAGCAAAGCACAAGGGTAATATCGGAATGTATTTTGTTCACGGTCTTCTCCCTGAATTGCATAGGGCAGGGGAGCCGATGATACCAAACTCAGAATTTGAAAAGCGTTATGCTGCCTTAAAGATTCTTTAATATCTCTCGGATCAGTTCCCCTGTGTCCGTAAAACTTTGTTTTTTTAGGATCTTCTCTACTTCCTTGAGAGCGGATTTGTCTTCGAAGCCTAATTGAACAAGCGCTTGGACTGCTGTTTCTTTAAAACGATCTTCCGGAGAAGGAAGTCTTTCTTTGGAAGTTTCAGGGATAGAAGGATCTTCCGGGCCTGCTTCTAAAAACAATTCCAGTTTTTTGAGATTTTGTTTTACTTCGAAAAAGATTTTTTCTGAGGTTTTGGCTCTTACCTTAGGGATTTTTTCCAGGTCCTTTGCTTCTCCGGAAGAAGCAATCTTATGTAATTCCCAAGGACTGAAGAAGGAGAGTACTTTAAGTGCAGTCATTTCTCCTATTCCGTGCAGGCCTTTCATCACTTTAAAAAATTCTTTATCTCTTTCTTGTAGAAAGCCAAAAAGTTTTTGGCCTCTTTCAGTGATGGAATGATGGATATGAAGCCTTACTTCTTTTGCAGAAGTTTGGAATTCTTTCAGTTCCCAATAGGTCTTGAATGAAATTACGATTTCATAAGTTACTCCATGAACATCTAAGTTCACTGAGCCTACTTCCAGTTTTCGAATGGAACCTTGTAATCCTGAGATCATGTCTGGAAGTTTAAAAAGTGATGCCTGCGGAGGCAATCATTTCCACAAATCCGAAATTCTGTGTGGCGCGATCTTTAGATTTTCCATTGGTGTAGATGCTTGTTAGGTCTATGTATCCACCTTTTGCTCCGAATTCAAAGAAGAAGGATTTAAATAAATCGATCCTTAGTGCTGAATATCCAGAGACTCCGTAACCAGAAAGGTGGAATCTATTATTATGACCTTCTCCAAAAAGCCTTACATCACTTCTACAGACTACAGGTCCAGCTCCGACCGAACCTACTAAACTAAATGCATTCTCTCCATTTGGAGAAACCCAGAGTGGCGCCACATAACCAACATCTACGAATAGATAATTCAGACCGTCTGTATGTTCGAATTTCAGGAAGTC
Proteins encoded in this window:
- a CDS encoding adenylate/guanylate cyclase domain-containing protein, translating into MILRFRRFIDWVQLTKLTQGLSDQEARAIRTTGSTQFIIFVIPVLLAVPIYFTEPPETHLYSYSVLTIFLIILGTGRYLLHKRIQTAAAVTTLVALNFEFTVLTMAQADDPAPLGFLISSILPFLMILRTRTKTIWSLVIIPVGLFLAAQYYYRVFGGSAIFGPPRWVVPADYLMPPLVLVALAMILIIYQFVKAVNTAEDKLSKEHAQSEKLLLNILPREVADELKEKGISKPRHFPSATVCFTDFEGFTKISESLEPGELVAELDRCFSYFDNLMDRYKLEKLKTIGDSYMFVGGIPNSSSTHAVDCVLAALEIQAFMNQMKEIKASQNLPYWQLRLGIHSGDLVAGVIGEKKFAYDVWSDTVNTASRCESSGATGKINVSSATYALIKDFFDCEYRGEIAAKHKGNIGMYFVHGLLPELHRAGEPMIPNSEFEKRYAALKIL
- the ruvA gene encoding Holliday junction branch migration protein RuvA, with protein sequence MISGLQGSIRKLEVGSVNLDVHGVTYEIVISFKTYWELKEFQTSAKEVRLHIHHSITERGQKLFGFLQERDKEFFKVMKGLHGIGEMTALKVLSFFSPWELHKIASSGEAKDLEKIPKVRAKTSEKIFFEVKQNLKKLELFLEAGPEDPSIPETSKERLPSPEDRFKETAVQALVQLGFEDKSALKEVEKILKKQSFTDTGELIREILKNL